The following are encoded together in the Euwallacea fornicatus isolate EFF26 chromosome 11, ASM4011564v1, whole genome shotgun sequence genome:
- the LOC136341948 gene encoding myosin heavy chain, clone 203-like isoform X5 has translation MTTYVQNKTRMFMERRDWLKPERRRSESRLKAYPSSTDLRNWCNVVEDRRQHILELVQKRIDRCPGKLVPLDALLNVLMDMAGGAGDCSKIRRCLRQLSSFIAQLKLNSEDLKKLKTTVENMDSKCIASMSKAMAERLRQDRGVDDDDDDEEQQGGRGHSVKDVVEDGFSPEEMVGMVRETMVSHPLPQEPTEDDLEKMAIMEALFSKQRNKIVALMKQRGTLQSKLGVCLRERNQLKKQTLKDKMKAIEDLTQERDDLVSKVSSLETQLGEYQNLAGNVSQLRNKLEILDNVLQERDNLCKHIDMMRGMEEEVKRLRVQVEKMDEMEKELKNTSKTARSAELELKKSQSRAGNLETELRNVRCERDVMKKRIESMKKEIDNQRANATKAEMLRLERDLLQIKLSELADLQSRYEDIMEKMEVFVIVKAERDSYKQKYEEVLDGTCQRHILKAQIDEAKTITRERDQLRQQAGNLGTCICDNLSSHEEEIVNKDQPPAVPQGEIAQSQNLNSRVTELEKQLHDAKHTILQKDCRIRCLESQIMDGGGSWRNLPNRRPREIATPMRSASGDPHLKKLLKQSEYAVKRVVQELVKQDKKQGRIEVKNPKRDFGSNQGKCPCVPTSSFNEDDCERLREKLEELQKSELAVKRV, from the exons aTGACCACGTACGTCCAGAACAAGACCAGGATGTTCATGGAGAGACGTGATTGGCTTAAGCCTGAAAGAAGGAGGTCGGAATCGCGCTTGAAGGCCTATCCCTCCTCCACTGATCTAAGGAACTGGTGTAATGTCGTTGAAGATCGGAGGCAGCACATTTTGGAGCTAGTTCAGAAGAGAATTGACAGG TGCCCAGGAAAATTAGTTCCTCTAGACGCTCTTCTCAATGTGCTCATGGACATGGCGGGAGGTGCTGGTGACTGTTCGAAGATCAGGCGATGTCTACGACAACTCTCGAGCTTTATTGCGCAGCTCAAGCTAAATTCTGAAGATTTGAAGAAGTTGAAGACAACT GTTGAAAATATGGATTCCAAATGTATAGCAAGCATGAGCAAAGCTATGGCAGAAAGACTCCGACAAGATAGAGGtgttgatgatgatgatgatgatgaagagCAACAAGGGGGAAGAGGTCATTCGGTCAAAGATGTAGTGGAGGATGGGTTCAGTCCTGAGGAAATGGTAGGGATGGTTAGAGAGACAATGGTATCTCATCCCCTTCCACAGGAACCAACCGAGGACGACCTCGAAAAAATGGCT ATTATGGAGGCTTTATTCAGCAAGCAAAGGAACAAAATTGTGGCATTAATGAAGCAGCGCGGCACCTTGCAATCCAAACTGGGTGTCTGTTTGAGGGAGCGAAACCAGCTTAAG AAGCAGACCCTTAAAGATAAGATGAAAGCAATAGAAGATTTGACTCAGGAGAGGGATGATCTGGTTAGCAAAGTGAGCAGCTTGGAAACCCAGTTGGGAGAGTACCAGAACCTGGCGGGAAATGTATCTCAACTAAGGAACAAGTTGGAGATTCTGGATAATGTGTTGCAAGAAAGAGACAATCTGTGCAAGCACATTGACATGATGAGGGGCATGGAAGAGGAGGTGAAGAGGCTGCGCGTACAAGTTGAGAAGATGGATGAGATGGAAAAGGAGTTGAAAAACACCTCCAAAACAGCCCGCAGTGCTG AATTGGAACTGAAAAAGAGTCAATCTCGGGCAGGCAATTTGGAGACCGAATTGCGTAACGTGAGGTGCGAAAGAGACGTCATGAAGAAGCGCATTGAGAGCATGAAAAAAGAGATTGACAACCAAAGGGCCAATGCAACAAAAGCGGAGATGTTGCGCTTGGAGCGCGACCTTTTGCAAATTAAACTGAGCGAACTTGCAGATCTCCAA AGCCGATACGAAGACAtcatggaaaaaatggaagTCTTCGTCATTGTCAAAGCGGAACGCGACAGTTACAAGCAGAAGTACGAGGAAGTCTTGGACGGGACGTGCCAGCGCCACATACTGAAAGCCCAGATAGATGAAGCCAAAACCATCACTAGAGAGAGAGATCAGTTGAGACAGCAAGCGGGGAATTTGGGGACTTGCATCTGCGA CAACCTAAGTTCACACGAAGAAGAAATAGTGAACAAAGACCAGCCGCCAGCAGTCCCCCAGGGTGAAATTGCACAATCTCAGAACTTAAATTCTCGAGTGACGGAATTGGAGAAGCAGCTGCACGATGCAAAACATACAATACTCCAAAAAGACTGTCGCATTAGGTGCTTGGAAAGTCAAATTATGGATGGAGGCGGCTCATGGAGGAACCTCCCTAATCGGAGGCCGCGGGAAATTGCCACCCCAATGAGGTCAGCAAGCGGAGACCCGCATTTAAAGAAGTTGCTCAAACAGTCCGAATATGCAGTTAAGAGGGTCGTGCAGGAGCTAGTTAAGCAGGACAAAAAGCAGGGCCGCATCGAGGTTAAAAATCCCAAGAGGGACTTCGGTTCTAATCAGGGAAAGTGCCCTTGTGTTCCTACAA GTAGTTTCAACGAAGATGACTGCGAGAGACTGAGGGAAAAATTGGAGGAGCTGCAGAAATCGGAGCTTGCAGTAAAGCGCGTGTAG
- the LOC136341948 gene encoding myosin heavy chain, clone 203-like isoform X2, with translation MTTYVQNKTRMFMERRDWLKPERRRSESRLKAYPSSTDLRNWCNVVEDRRQHILELVQKRIDRCPGKLVPLDALLNVLMDMAGGAGDCSKIRRCLRQLSSFIAQLKLNSEDLKKLKTTVENMDSKCIASMSKAMAERLRQDRGVDDDDDDEEQQGGRGHSVKDVVEDGFSPEEMVGMVRETMVSHPLPQEPTEDDLEKMAIMEALFSKQRNKIVALMKQRGTLQSKLGVCLRERNQLKQTLKDKMKAIEDLTQERDDLVSKVSSLETQLGEYQNLAGNVSQLRNKLEILDNVLQERDNLCKHIDMMRGMEEEVKRLRVQVEKMDEMEKELKNTSKTARSAELELKKSQSRAGNLETELRNVRCERDVMKKRIESMKKEIDNQRANATKAEMLRLERDLLQIKLSELADLQSRYEDIMEKMEVFVIVKAERDSYKQKYEEVLDGTCQRHILKAQIDEAKTITRERDQLRQQAGNLGTCICECEDEVRGLALQMDDLTSFRSNLSSHEEEIVNKDQPPAVPQGEIAQSQNLNSRVTELEKQLHDAKHTILQKDCRIRCLESQIMDGGGSWRNLPNRRPREIATPMRSASGDPHLKKLLKQSEYAVKRVVQELVKQDKKQGRIEVKNPKRDFGSNQGKCPCVPTSSFNEDDCERLREKLEELQKSELAVKRV, from the exons aTGACCACGTACGTCCAGAACAAGACCAGGATGTTCATGGAGAGACGTGATTGGCTTAAGCCTGAAAGAAGGAGGTCGGAATCGCGCTTGAAGGCCTATCCCTCCTCCACTGATCTAAGGAACTGGTGTAATGTCGTTGAAGATCGGAGGCAGCACATTTTGGAGCTAGTTCAGAAGAGAATTGACAGG TGCCCAGGAAAATTAGTTCCTCTAGACGCTCTTCTCAATGTGCTCATGGACATGGCGGGAGGTGCTGGTGACTGTTCGAAGATCAGGCGATGTCTACGACAACTCTCGAGCTTTATTGCGCAGCTCAAGCTAAATTCTGAAGATTTGAAGAAGTTGAAGACAACT GTTGAAAATATGGATTCCAAATGTATAGCAAGCATGAGCAAAGCTATGGCAGAAAGACTCCGACAAGATAGAGGtgttgatgatgatgatgatgatgaagagCAACAAGGGGGAAGAGGTCATTCGGTCAAAGATGTAGTGGAGGATGGGTTCAGTCCTGAGGAAATGGTAGGGATGGTTAGAGAGACAATGGTATCTCATCCCCTTCCACAGGAACCAACCGAGGACGACCTCGAAAAAATGGCT ATTATGGAGGCTTTATTCAGCAAGCAAAGGAACAAAATTGTGGCATTAATGAAGCAGCGCGGCACCTTGCAATCCAAACTGGGTGTCTGTTTGAGGGAGCGAAACCAGCTTAAG CAGACCCTTAAAGATAAGATGAAAGCAATAGAAGATTTGACTCAGGAGAGGGATGATCTGGTTAGCAAAGTGAGCAGCTTGGAAACCCAGTTGGGAGAGTACCAGAACCTGGCGGGAAATGTATCTCAACTAAGGAACAAGTTGGAGATTCTGGATAATGTGTTGCAAGAAAGAGACAATCTGTGCAAGCACATTGACATGATGAGGGGCATGGAAGAGGAGGTGAAGAGGCTGCGCGTACAAGTTGAGAAGATGGATGAGATGGAAAAGGAGTTGAAAAACACCTCCAAAACAGCCCGCAGTGCTG AATTGGAACTGAAAAAGAGTCAATCTCGGGCAGGCAATTTGGAGACCGAATTGCGTAACGTGAGGTGCGAAAGAGACGTCATGAAGAAGCGCATTGAGAGCATGAAAAAAGAGATTGACAACCAAAGGGCCAATGCAACAAAAGCGGAGATGTTGCGCTTGGAGCGCGACCTTTTGCAAATTAAACTGAGCGAACTTGCAGATCTCCAA AGCCGATACGAAGACAtcatggaaaaaatggaagTCTTCGTCATTGTCAAAGCGGAACGCGACAGTTACAAGCAGAAGTACGAGGAAGTCTTGGACGGGACGTGCCAGCGCCACATACTGAAAGCCCAGATAGATGAAGCCAAAACCATCACTAGAGAGAGAGATCAGTTGAGACAGCAAGCGGGGAATTTGGGGACTTGCATCTGCGAGTGCGAGGATGAAGTAAGAGGGTTAGCCCTACAGATGGATGACCTAACGAGTTTCAGAAGCAACCTAAGTTCACACGAAGAAGAAATAGTGAACAAAGACCAGCCGCCAGCAGTCCCCCAGGGTGAAATTGCACAATCTCAGAACTTAAATTCTCGAGTGACGGAATTGGAGAAGCAGCTGCACGATGCAAAACATACAATACTCCAAAAAGACTGTCGCATTAGGTGCTTGGAAAGTCAAATTATGGATGGAGGCGGCTCATGGAGGAACCTCCCTAATCGGAGGCCGCGGGAAATTGCCACCCCAATGAGGTCAGCAAGCGGAGACCCGCATTTAAAGAAGTTGCTCAAACAGTCCGAATATGCAGTTAAGAGGGTCGTGCAGGAGCTAGTTAAGCAGGACAAAAAGCAGGGCCGCATCGAGGTTAAAAATCCCAAGAGGGACTTCGGTTCTAATCAGGGAAAGTGCCCTTGTGTTCCTACAA GTAGTTTCAACGAAGATGACTGCGAGAGACTGAGGGAAAAATTGGAGGAGCTGCAGAAATCGGAGCTTGCAGTAAAGCGCGTGTAG
- the LOC136341948 gene encoding uncharacterized protein MCAP_0864-like isoform X3, with protein MTTYVQNKTRMFMERRDWLKPERRRSESRLKAYPSSTDLRNWCNVVEDRRQHILELVQKRIDRCPGKLVPLDALLNVLMDMAGGAGDCSKIRRCLRQLSSFIAQLKLNSEDLKKLKTTVENMDSKCIASMSKAMAERLRQDRGVDDDDDDEEQQGGRGHSVKDVVEDGFSPEEMVGMVRETMVSHPLPQEPTEDDLEKMAIMEALFSKQRNKIVALMKQRGTLQSKLGVCLRERNQLKTLKDKMKAIEDLTQERDDLVSKVSSLETQLGEYQNLAGNVSQLRNKLEILDNVLQERDNLCKHIDMMRGMEEEVKRLRVQVEKMDEMEKELKNTSKTARSAELELKKSQSRAGNLETELRNVRCERDVMKKRIESMKKEIDNQRANATKAEMLRLERDLLQIKLSELADLQSRYEDIMEKMEVFVIVKAERDSYKQKYEEVLDGTCQRHILKAQIDEAKTITRERDQLRQQAGNLGTCICECEDEVRGLALQMDDLTSFRSNLSSHEEEIVNKDQPPAVPQGEIAQSQNLNSRVTELEKQLHDAKHTILQKDCRIRCLESQIMDGGGSWRNLPNRRPREIATPMRSASGDPHLKKLLKQSEYAVKRVVQELVKQDKKQGRIEVKNPKRDFGSNQGKCPCVPTSSFNEDDCERLREKLEELQKSELAVKRV; from the exons aTGACCACGTACGTCCAGAACAAGACCAGGATGTTCATGGAGAGACGTGATTGGCTTAAGCCTGAAAGAAGGAGGTCGGAATCGCGCTTGAAGGCCTATCCCTCCTCCACTGATCTAAGGAACTGGTGTAATGTCGTTGAAGATCGGAGGCAGCACATTTTGGAGCTAGTTCAGAAGAGAATTGACAGG TGCCCAGGAAAATTAGTTCCTCTAGACGCTCTTCTCAATGTGCTCATGGACATGGCGGGAGGTGCTGGTGACTGTTCGAAGATCAGGCGATGTCTACGACAACTCTCGAGCTTTATTGCGCAGCTCAAGCTAAATTCTGAAGATTTGAAGAAGTTGAAGACAACT GTTGAAAATATGGATTCCAAATGTATAGCAAGCATGAGCAAAGCTATGGCAGAAAGACTCCGACAAGATAGAGGtgttgatgatgatgatgatgatgaagagCAACAAGGGGGAAGAGGTCATTCGGTCAAAGATGTAGTGGAGGATGGGTTCAGTCCTGAGGAAATGGTAGGGATGGTTAGAGAGACAATGGTATCTCATCCCCTTCCACAGGAACCAACCGAGGACGACCTCGAAAAAATGGCT ATTATGGAGGCTTTATTCAGCAAGCAAAGGAACAAAATTGTGGCATTAATGAAGCAGCGCGGCACCTTGCAATCCAAACTGGGTGTCTGTTTGAGGGAGCGAAACCAGCTTAAG ACCCTTAAAGATAAGATGAAAGCAATAGAAGATTTGACTCAGGAGAGGGATGATCTGGTTAGCAAAGTGAGCAGCTTGGAAACCCAGTTGGGAGAGTACCAGAACCTGGCGGGAAATGTATCTCAACTAAGGAACAAGTTGGAGATTCTGGATAATGTGTTGCAAGAAAGAGACAATCTGTGCAAGCACATTGACATGATGAGGGGCATGGAAGAGGAGGTGAAGAGGCTGCGCGTACAAGTTGAGAAGATGGATGAGATGGAAAAGGAGTTGAAAAACACCTCCAAAACAGCCCGCAGTGCTG AATTGGAACTGAAAAAGAGTCAATCTCGGGCAGGCAATTTGGAGACCGAATTGCGTAACGTGAGGTGCGAAAGAGACGTCATGAAGAAGCGCATTGAGAGCATGAAAAAAGAGATTGACAACCAAAGGGCCAATGCAACAAAAGCGGAGATGTTGCGCTTGGAGCGCGACCTTTTGCAAATTAAACTGAGCGAACTTGCAGATCTCCAA AGCCGATACGAAGACAtcatggaaaaaatggaagTCTTCGTCATTGTCAAAGCGGAACGCGACAGTTACAAGCAGAAGTACGAGGAAGTCTTGGACGGGACGTGCCAGCGCCACATACTGAAAGCCCAGATAGATGAAGCCAAAACCATCACTAGAGAGAGAGATCAGTTGAGACAGCAAGCGGGGAATTTGGGGACTTGCATCTGCGAGTGCGAGGATGAAGTAAGAGGGTTAGCCCTACAGATGGATGACCTAACGAGTTTCAGAAGCAACCTAAGTTCACACGAAGAAGAAATAGTGAACAAAGACCAGCCGCCAGCAGTCCCCCAGGGTGAAATTGCACAATCTCAGAACTTAAATTCTCGAGTGACGGAATTGGAGAAGCAGCTGCACGATGCAAAACATACAATACTCCAAAAAGACTGTCGCATTAGGTGCTTGGAAAGTCAAATTATGGATGGAGGCGGCTCATGGAGGAACCTCCCTAATCGGAGGCCGCGGGAAATTGCCACCCCAATGAGGTCAGCAAGCGGAGACCCGCATTTAAAGAAGTTGCTCAAACAGTCCGAATATGCAGTTAAGAGGGTCGTGCAGGAGCTAGTTAAGCAGGACAAAAAGCAGGGCCGCATCGAGGTTAAAAATCCCAAGAGGGACTTCGGTTCTAATCAGGGAAAGTGCCCTTGTGTTCCTACAA GTAGTTTCAACGAAGATGACTGCGAGAGACTGAGGGAAAAATTGGAGGAGCTGCAGAAATCGGAGCTTGCAGTAAAGCGCGTGTAG
- the LOC136341948 gene encoding myosin heavy chain, clone 203-like isoform X4 → MTTYVQNKTRMFMERRDWLKPERRRSESRLKAYPSSTDLRNWCNVVEDRRQHILELVQKRIDRCPGKLVPLDALLNVLMDMAGGAGDCSKIRRCLRQLSSFIAQLKLNSEDLKKLKTTVENMDSKCIASMSKAMAERLRQDRGVDDDDDDEEQQGGRGHSVKDVVEDGFSPEEMVGMVRETMVSHPLPQEPTEDDLEKMAIMEALFSKQRNKIVALMKQRGTLQSKLGVCLRERNQLKKQTLKDKMKAIEDLTQERDDLVSKVSSLETQLGEYQNLAGNVSQLRNKLEILDNVLQERDNLCKHIDMMRGMEEEVKRLRVQVEKMDEMEKELKNTSKTARSAELELKKSQSRAGNLETELRNVRCERDVMKKRIESMKKEIDNQRANATKAEMLRLERDLLQIKLSELADLQSRYEDIMEKMEVFVIVKAERDSYKQKYEEVLDGTCQRHILKAQIDEAKTITRERDQLRQQAGNLGTCICESNLSSHEEEIVNKDQPPAVPQGEIAQSQNLNSRVTELEKQLHDAKHTILQKDCRIRCLESQIMDGGGSWRNLPNRRPREIATPMRSASGDPHLKKLLKQSEYAVKRVVQELVKQDKKQGRIEVKNPKRDFGSNQGKCPCVPTSSFNEDDCERLREKLEELQKSELAVKRV, encoded by the exons aTGACCACGTACGTCCAGAACAAGACCAGGATGTTCATGGAGAGACGTGATTGGCTTAAGCCTGAAAGAAGGAGGTCGGAATCGCGCTTGAAGGCCTATCCCTCCTCCACTGATCTAAGGAACTGGTGTAATGTCGTTGAAGATCGGAGGCAGCACATTTTGGAGCTAGTTCAGAAGAGAATTGACAGG TGCCCAGGAAAATTAGTTCCTCTAGACGCTCTTCTCAATGTGCTCATGGACATGGCGGGAGGTGCTGGTGACTGTTCGAAGATCAGGCGATGTCTACGACAACTCTCGAGCTTTATTGCGCAGCTCAAGCTAAATTCTGAAGATTTGAAGAAGTTGAAGACAACT GTTGAAAATATGGATTCCAAATGTATAGCAAGCATGAGCAAAGCTATGGCAGAAAGACTCCGACAAGATAGAGGtgttgatgatgatgatgatgatgaagagCAACAAGGGGGAAGAGGTCATTCGGTCAAAGATGTAGTGGAGGATGGGTTCAGTCCTGAGGAAATGGTAGGGATGGTTAGAGAGACAATGGTATCTCATCCCCTTCCACAGGAACCAACCGAGGACGACCTCGAAAAAATGGCT ATTATGGAGGCTTTATTCAGCAAGCAAAGGAACAAAATTGTGGCATTAATGAAGCAGCGCGGCACCTTGCAATCCAAACTGGGTGTCTGTTTGAGGGAGCGAAACCAGCTTAAG AAGCAGACCCTTAAAGATAAGATGAAAGCAATAGAAGATTTGACTCAGGAGAGGGATGATCTGGTTAGCAAAGTGAGCAGCTTGGAAACCCAGTTGGGAGAGTACCAGAACCTGGCGGGAAATGTATCTCAACTAAGGAACAAGTTGGAGATTCTGGATAATGTGTTGCAAGAAAGAGACAATCTGTGCAAGCACATTGACATGATGAGGGGCATGGAAGAGGAGGTGAAGAGGCTGCGCGTACAAGTTGAGAAGATGGATGAGATGGAAAAGGAGTTGAAAAACACCTCCAAAACAGCCCGCAGTGCTG AATTGGAACTGAAAAAGAGTCAATCTCGGGCAGGCAATTTGGAGACCGAATTGCGTAACGTGAGGTGCGAAAGAGACGTCATGAAGAAGCGCATTGAGAGCATGAAAAAAGAGATTGACAACCAAAGGGCCAATGCAACAAAAGCGGAGATGTTGCGCTTGGAGCGCGACCTTTTGCAAATTAAACTGAGCGAACTTGCAGATCTCCAA AGCCGATACGAAGACAtcatggaaaaaatggaagTCTTCGTCATTGTCAAAGCGGAACGCGACAGTTACAAGCAGAAGTACGAGGAAGTCTTGGACGGGACGTGCCAGCGCCACATACTGAAAGCCCAGATAGATGAAGCCAAAACCATCACTAGAGAGAGAGATCAGTTGAGACAGCAAGCGGGGAATTTGGGGACTTGCATCTGCGA AAGCAACCTAAGTTCACACGAAGAAGAAATAGTGAACAAAGACCAGCCGCCAGCAGTCCCCCAGGGTGAAATTGCACAATCTCAGAACTTAAATTCTCGAGTGACGGAATTGGAGAAGCAGCTGCACGATGCAAAACATACAATACTCCAAAAAGACTGTCGCATTAGGTGCTTGGAAAGTCAAATTATGGATGGAGGCGGCTCATGGAGGAACCTCCCTAATCGGAGGCCGCGGGAAATTGCCACCCCAATGAGGTCAGCAAGCGGAGACCCGCATTTAAAGAAGTTGCTCAAACAGTCCGAATATGCAGTTAAGAGGGTCGTGCAGGAGCTAGTTAAGCAGGACAAAAAGCAGGGCCGCATCGAGGTTAAAAATCCCAAGAGGGACTTCGGTTCTAATCAGGGAAAGTGCCCTTGTGTTCCTACAA GTAGTTTCAACGAAGATGACTGCGAGAGACTGAGGGAAAAATTGGAGGAGCTGCAGAAATCGGAGCTTGCAGTAAAGCGCGTGTAG
- the LOC136341948 gene encoding myosin heavy chain, clone 203-like isoform X1, whose translation MTTYVQNKTRMFMERRDWLKPERRRSESRLKAYPSSTDLRNWCNVVEDRRQHILELVQKRIDRCPGKLVPLDALLNVLMDMAGGAGDCSKIRRCLRQLSSFIAQLKLNSEDLKKLKTTVENMDSKCIASMSKAMAERLRQDRGVDDDDDDEEQQGGRGHSVKDVVEDGFSPEEMVGMVRETMVSHPLPQEPTEDDLEKMAIMEALFSKQRNKIVALMKQRGTLQSKLGVCLRERNQLKKQTLKDKMKAIEDLTQERDDLVSKVSSLETQLGEYQNLAGNVSQLRNKLEILDNVLQERDNLCKHIDMMRGMEEEVKRLRVQVEKMDEMEKELKNTSKTARSAELELKKSQSRAGNLETELRNVRCERDVMKKRIESMKKEIDNQRANATKAEMLRLERDLLQIKLSELADLQSRYEDIMEKMEVFVIVKAERDSYKQKYEEVLDGTCQRHILKAQIDEAKTITRERDQLRQQAGNLGTCICECEDEVRGLALQMDDLTSFRSNLSSHEEEIVNKDQPPAVPQGEIAQSQNLNSRVTELEKQLHDAKHTILQKDCRIRCLESQIMDGGGSWRNLPNRRPREIATPMRSASGDPHLKKLLKQSEYAVKRVVQELVKQDKKQGRIEVKNPKRDFGSNQGKCPCVPTSSFNEDDCERLREKLEELQKSELAVKRV comes from the exons aTGACCACGTACGTCCAGAACAAGACCAGGATGTTCATGGAGAGACGTGATTGGCTTAAGCCTGAAAGAAGGAGGTCGGAATCGCGCTTGAAGGCCTATCCCTCCTCCACTGATCTAAGGAACTGGTGTAATGTCGTTGAAGATCGGAGGCAGCACATTTTGGAGCTAGTTCAGAAGAGAATTGACAGG TGCCCAGGAAAATTAGTTCCTCTAGACGCTCTTCTCAATGTGCTCATGGACATGGCGGGAGGTGCTGGTGACTGTTCGAAGATCAGGCGATGTCTACGACAACTCTCGAGCTTTATTGCGCAGCTCAAGCTAAATTCTGAAGATTTGAAGAAGTTGAAGACAACT GTTGAAAATATGGATTCCAAATGTATAGCAAGCATGAGCAAAGCTATGGCAGAAAGACTCCGACAAGATAGAGGtgttgatgatgatgatgatgatgaagagCAACAAGGGGGAAGAGGTCATTCGGTCAAAGATGTAGTGGAGGATGGGTTCAGTCCTGAGGAAATGGTAGGGATGGTTAGAGAGACAATGGTATCTCATCCCCTTCCACAGGAACCAACCGAGGACGACCTCGAAAAAATGGCT ATTATGGAGGCTTTATTCAGCAAGCAAAGGAACAAAATTGTGGCATTAATGAAGCAGCGCGGCACCTTGCAATCCAAACTGGGTGTCTGTTTGAGGGAGCGAAACCAGCTTAAG AAGCAGACCCTTAAAGATAAGATGAAAGCAATAGAAGATTTGACTCAGGAGAGGGATGATCTGGTTAGCAAAGTGAGCAGCTTGGAAACCCAGTTGGGAGAGTACCAGAACCTGGCGGGAAATGTATCTCAACTAAGGAACAAGTTGGAGATTCTGGATAATGTGTTGCAAGAAAGAGACAATCTGTGCAAGCACATTGACATGATGAGGGGCATGGAAGAGGAGGTGAAGAGGCTGCGCGTACAAGTTGAGAAGATGGATGAGATGGAAAAGGAGTTGAAAAACACCTCCAAAACAGCCCGCAGTGCTG AATTGGAACTGAAAAAGAGTCAATCTCGGGCAGGCAATTTGGAGACCGAATTGCGTAACGTGAGGTGCGAAAGAGACGTCATGAAGAAGCGCATTGAGAGCATGAAAAAAGAGATTGACAACCAAAGGGCCAATGCAACAAAAGCGGAGATGTTGCGCTTGGAGCGCGACCTTTTGCAAATTAAACTGAGCGAACTTGCAGATCTCCAA AGCCGATACGAAGACAtcatggaaaaaatggaagTCTTCGTCATTGTCAAAGCGGAACGCGACAGTTACAAGCAGAAGTACGAGGAAGTCTTGGACGGGACGTGCCAGCGCCACATACTGAAAGCCCAGATAGATGAAGCCAAAACCATCACTAGAGAGAGAGATCAGTTGAGACAGCAAGCGGGGAATTTGGGGACTTGCATCTGCGAGTGCGAGGATGAAGTAAGAGGGTTAGCCCTACAGATGGATGACCTAACGAGTTTCAGAAGCAACCTAAGTTCACACGAAGAAGAAATAGTGAACAAAGACCAGCCGCCAGCAGTCCCCCAGGGTGAAATTGCACAATCTCAGAACTTAAATTCTCGAGTGACGGAATTGGAGAAGCAGCTGCACGATGCAAAACATACAATACTCCAAAAAGACTGTCGCATTAGGTGCTTGGAAAGTCAAATTATGGATGGAGGCGGCTCATGGAGGAACCTCCCTAATCGGAGGCCGCGGGAAATTGCCACCCCAATGAGGTCAGCAAGCGGAGACCCGCATTTAAAGAAGTTGCTCAAACAGTCCGAATATGCAGTTAAGAGGGTCGTGCAGGAGCTAGTTAAGCAGGACAAAAAGCAGGGCCGCATCGAGGTTAAAAATCCCAAGAGGGACTTCGGTTCTAATCAGGGAAAGTGCCCTTGTGTTCCTACAA GTAGTTTCAACGAAGATGACTGCGAGAGACTGAGGGAAAAATTGGAGGAGCTGCAGAAATCGGAGCTTGCAGTAAAGCGCGTGTAG
- the LOC136342032 gene encoding larval cuticle protein LCP-17-like, producing MPLPPDFSSAKALIYFFDSHPSGSYQYGHVNAIIKTLQLDDLLHHCSFETDRNIYAEQRGTLRNPYSNGDAGLQVAGSYQYQSPEEVPISLVYTADENGFHPQGEHLPTPPPIPPQILRALAWIEEQQRKKQDRDDIKDEFFSNVG from the coding sequence ATGCCTCTACCACCGGATTTCTCATCGGCCAAGGCCCTAATATACTTCTTCGACTCACATCCCTCAGGCAGTTACCAATATGGGCATGTAAACGCAATTATCAAAACCCTACAGCTTGACGATTTATTGCATCATTGCAGCTTTGAAACTGACCGCAACATTTACGCGGAGCAGAGAGGCACCCTTAGGAACCCCTATTCCAATGGTGATGCGGGGCTGCAAGTAGCTGGCTCTTATCAGTATCAATCCCCAGAGGAGGTACCCATTAGCTTGGTTTACACCGCTGACGAGAACGGATTTCACCCGCAGGGTGAGCACTTGCCCACCCCTCCTCCGATTCCCCCTCAGATCCTGAGGGCTTTGGCTTGGATCGAGGAGCAACAGAGGAAGAAGCAAGACAGAGACGATATCAAGGATGAGTTTTTTAGTAATGTTGGttaa